In Solanum lycopersicum chromosome 5, SLM_r2.1, the following are encoded in one genomic region:
- the LOC101257960 gene encoding pectate lyase-like translates to MASISFNNSVIFLFSLFCFSSIIPKLYANIADFDPYLEKRAEEALQSSLAAYNENPEGVTQIFNKEVGETLLNGTRRHLKEKDKEDKNDKDDKEGDEKSVDGCKAYNPIDKCWRCDKNWANNRKALADCARGFGHGTTGGKDGRFYVVTDPSDNNVEEPVPGTLRHAVIQEEPLWIIFEKSMIIRLKQELMINSNKTIDGRGVSVHVAYGGGLTLQFVHNVIVHNIRVHHILSKNGGMIRDSVKHIGLRTVSDGDAISLFGANRIWIDHCTLTKGADGLLDAIMASTAITISNCKFNHHNDVMLLGANDAFPQDKIMQVTVAFNRFGKGCIQRMPRCRWGFFHVVNNDYAKWEMYAIGGTANPTIISQGNRFKAADNPNTKEVTNRNGAPEALWRNWQWRSEGDLFKNGAFFRESGPEIKSTPFTEHTTIQFEPAKFVGRLTRKAGVIQCKIGKAC, encoded by the exons atggccTCTATTAGTTTTAATAATTCAGTTATTTTTCTGTTTTCCCTTTTCTGTTTTTCTTCTATAATCCCAAAATTATATGCTAATATTGCTGATTTTGATCCTTATTTGGAAAAAAGAGCTGAAGAAGCCCTCCAATCTTCTCTTGCTGCTTATAATGAAAATCCTGAGGGTGTCACTCAAATTTTCAACAAAGAAGTTGGAGA AACACTTCTCAATGGCACAAGGAGGCATttgaaggaaaaagataaagaggaCAAGAATGACAAGGATGATAAGGAAGGTGATGAAAAAAGTGTTGATGGTTGCAAGGCATACAATCCAATTGACAAATGTTGGAGATGTGACAAAAACTGGGCTAATAACAGGAAGGCACTAGCAGACTGTGCTAGGGGATTTGGTCATGGTACAACTGGTGGTAAAGATGGTAGATTCTATGTTGTCACCGATCCATCGGATAACAACGTGGAGGAACCTGTTCCTGGGACCCTACGTCACGCTGTCATCCAAGAGGAGCCATTGTGGATCATCTTCGAGAAGTCGATGATCATCAGGTTGAAACAAGAACTTATGATCAACAGTAATAAGACAATTGATGGCAGAGGTGTGTCTGTTCATGTTGCATATGGAGGTGGACTTACCTTACAATTTGTGCACAATGTGATTGTCCACAACATTAGAGTTCATCACATCCTTTCTAAGAATGGTGGTATGATTAGAGATTCTGTTAAACATATTGGTCTTAGGACAGTGAGTGATGGTGATGCTATTTCCCTTTTCGGTGCTAACCGTATCTGGATAGATCATTGTACTTTAACCAAGGGTGCTGATGGACTCCTCGATGCAATCATGGCTTCCACTGCTATCACCATTTCTAACTGCAAATTCAACCATCACAACGAC GTTATGCTTTTGGGAGCAAACGATGCCTTCCCACAAGATAAAATCATGCAAGTTACAGTTGCATTCAATAGGTTCGGAAAGGGATGTATTCAAAGGATGCCAAGGTGCAGGTGGGGATTCTTCCACGTTGTCAACAACGACTACGCCAAATGGGAAATGTATGCTATTGGTGGCACAGCTAACCCCACCATCATTAGCCAGGGTAACCGTTTCAAGGCTGCCGACAATCCCAACACTAAAGAG GTGACAAACCGGAATGGTGCCCCAGAAGCTTTGTGGAGAAACTGGCAATGGAGATCCGAGGGTGATTTGTTCAAGAACGGAGCCTTCTTTAGGGAGTCTGGACCAGAAATCAAGAGCACTCCATTCACAGAACATACCACAATCCAATTTGAGCCTGCTAAATTTGTAGGTAGACTCACTCGCAAGGCTGGTGTAATCCAGTGCAAGATTGGAAAAGCATGCTAG
- the LOC101258258 gene encoding uncharacterized protein, producing MSTTIWSSMLPQWRYCNKNLHYWILPPSKTKLSFFYLPILSSFTNNNDSVSPIKQNQAMYDPSEELFGLDADLQPRKVISSSSSPRSWFGPNGQYIRELPCPSCRGRGYTSCTECGIERSNLDCSLCNGKGMITCHQCGGDCVIWEESIDERPWEKARSSSPLKVKEDDEVDDLDIKLDAKRKTKRVYQSPNTEVNLKISRSLKSLNAKTGLFSKRMKIIHGDPMLHAQRVAAIKKAKGTPAARKRASESMKSYFRDPDNRRKRSISMKGVKFYCRNCGQEGHRSNYCPEIRDNTDRHYRCGLCGTKGHNRRTCLKLSLIVPKKTVKVNHHCSKCQRSGHNRRTCHQKNEFDTKVVATIKTRVKRTYSCSVCLGKGHNARTCLHKSNSKSR from the exons ATGTCAACAACAATATGGTCATCAATGTTGCCTCAATGGAGATATTGTAACAAGAATTTGCATTATTGGATATTACCACCTTCAAAAACTAAACTTAGCTTCTTTTATTTacctattttatcttctttcacTAATAATAATGATTCTGTATCACCCATCAAACAAAATCAG GCTATGTATGACCCTTCAGAGGAGCTTTTTGGACTTGATGCTGATTTGCAGCCaag GAAGGTCATTTCTAGTTCATCGAGTCCGAGATCATGGTTTGGCCCAAATGGACAGTATATAAGAGAACTGCCTTGTCCAAGCTGCAGAGGAAGAGGCTACACTTCATGTACTGAATGTGGAATCGAGAGATCCAACTTAGATTGTTCGTTGTGTAATGGAAAG GGTATGATAACTTGTCATCAGTGTGGTGGAGATTGTGTCATTTGGGAAGAGTCTATCGATGAACGGCCTTGGGAGAAAGCTCGATCAAG TTCACCTTTAAAAGTAAAAGAAGACGATGAAGTGGACGACTTAGACATAAAGCTTGACGCGAAGAGAAAAACCAAGCGTGTCTACCAATCTCCCAACACAGAAGTCAATTTGAAGATCAGCAGATCACTAAAA AGCCTAAATGCCAAAACTGGATTATTTAGTAAAAGGATGAAGATTATCCATGGCGATCCGATGCTTCATGCACAAAGAGTAGCTGCTATTAAG AAAGCAAAGGGGACACCTGCCGCTAGGAAACGTGCCTCAGAATCCATGAAAAGTTACTTCCGTGATCCAGATAACCGCCGCAAGAGAAGCATATCCATGAAAG GGGTGAAATTTTACTGTAGAAATTGTGGACAGGAAGGACATAGGAGTAACTACTGTCCAGAAATTCGAGACAATACGGATAGACATTATAGATGTGGATTATGTGGAACAAAGGGTCATAACAGAAGAACTTGCTTAAAGTTGAGCTTAATTGTACCGAAAAAGACAGTTAAGGTTAATCATCATTGCAGCAAGTGTCAAAGAAGTGGCCATAACAGAAGAACATGCCACCAAAAGAATGAATTCGACACTAAAGTGGTTGCAACAATCAAGACTCGAGTAAAGAGAACTTATAGCTGCAGCGTGTGCTTAGGAAAAGGACACAACGCCAGGACATGTCTTCATAAAAGCAACTCCAAAAGCAGATAG